The Zobellia alginiliquefaciens genome contains a region encoding:
- a CDS encoding SemiSWEET family sugar transporter produces MDYIEVLGLAAAILTTAGYVPQVYKTWRDKSTKDISLTTYLVLFIGVVLWLTYGILISSLPVTLANGITAFLLLFMLILKFKYK; encoded by the coding sequence ATGGATTACATTGAAGTTCTTGGGTTGGCGGCTGCTATTCTCACTACGGCGGGTTACGTACCGCAAGTCTATAAAACGTGGCGAGATAAGTCTACAAAAGACATTTCGTTAACCACCTATTTGGTACTTTTTATTGGCGTTGTATTATGGCTCACCTACGGTATATTAATAAGTAGTCTGCCGGTTACTCTGGCAAACGGCATAACGGCCTTTCTGCTTTTATTTATGCTAATATTAAAATTCAAGTACAAATAA
- a CDS encoding leucine--tRNA ligase has product MQYDFKEIEKNWQKFWAENQTFKAENNSDKPKFYVLDMFPYPSGAGLHVGHPLGYIASDIYARYKRHKGFNVLHPQGYDSFGLPAEQYAIQTGQHPAVTTEKNITTYRRQLDQLGFSFDWSREVRTSDPKYYKWTQWIFIQLFNSWYNKTSDKAESVETLISVFETEGNANVQAVCDEDVVQFSAEDWKSFSDKKKQEILLQYRLTYLAESEVNWCPALGTVLANDEIVNGVSERGGHPVIRKKMTQWSMRISAYAQRLLDGLDTVDWPQPLKDSQTNWIGRSQGASAIFNVKGHDEKIEVFTTRPDTIFGVSFMTLAPEHELVAKITTPEQKAEVEAYIEATAKRSERDRMADVKTISGAFTGAYAEHPFTKEPIPVWIGDYVLAGYGTGAVMSVPCGDQRDYDFAKHFNIPIPNIFEGVDISEGAFSDKETTVISNSDFLNGLPYKKAMKRAIFELEKLGQGEGKINYRLRDAVFSRQRYWGEPFPVYYVEGMPQMIAAEHLPIKLPEVDKYLPTETGEPPLGNATVWAWDVNKSAVVSNELIDGKSVFPLELNTMPGWAGSSQYFNRYMDPHNADEIFSKEAIDYWQDVDLYIGGSEHATGHLLYSRFWQKFMFDLGLVPKEEFAKKLINQGMITGTSAFVYSLSIELRDGVSTTLYTEPTFHYFTKSLIDKLENQEIDSAVQKVIDQVVDKYKAKWGEKTYWNKNINIHKTHVDVSMVNSSDELNMDAFEKWRPENEGVTFVVDNGKYIVGREVEKMSKSKYNVVNPDAICEEYGADSLRLYEMFLGPLEQSKPWNTAGITGVHSFLKKLWRLYHSGPEGAFAVSETEPSKDSYKTLHKTIKKVEEDIENFSFNTSVSTFMIAVNELSSQKCNSREVLEALAILVSPYAPHIAEELWSKLGHEGSIATVDFPKFEEKYLVESSKEYPVSFNGKMRFKIELPLDLSKDEIEAAVMAHEKTEQHLQGRTPKKVIVVPGKIVNIVG; this is encoded by the coding sequence ATGCAATACGATTTCAAGGAAATAGAAAAGAATTGGCAGAAGTTTTGGGCCGAAAACCAAACGTTTAAGGCAGAGAATAATTCCGATAAACCAAAATTTTATGTGTTGGACATGTTTCCTTACCCTTCGGGTGCAGGGTTGCACGTTGGGCACCCGCTTGGTTATATAGCAAGTGATATTTATGCACGTTACAAAAGACATAAGGGTTTTAATGTTTTGCATCCGCAGGGTTATGATTCTTTTGGCCTTCCAGCGGAGCAATATGCCATCCAGACCGGGCAGCATCCGGCGGTTACTACGGAAAAGAATATTACTACTTACCGTAGACAGTTAGATCAACTCGGTTTTTCTTTTGATTGGAGCCGTGAAGTACGCACCTCTGACCCAAAATATTACAAGTGGACGCAGTGGATATTCATTCAGCTTTTCAATTCTTGGTACAATAAAACAAGTGATAAGGCCGAATCTGTAGAGACATTGATTTCTGTTTTTGAAACGGAAGGAAATGCAAATGTGCAGGCAGTTTGCGACGAAGACGTGGTTCAGTTTTCAGCAGAGGATTGGAAATCTTTTTCGGATAAGAAAAAACAAGAAATTTTATTGCAATACCGCTTAACGTATTTGGCGGAAAGCGAAGTGAACTGGTGCCCCGCTTTGGGAACCGTTCTGGCAAACGATGAAATCGTAAACGGCGTTTCCGAACGTGGAGGTCATCCTGTTATCCGTAAAAAAATGACGCAATGGAGCATGCGCATTTCTGCCTATGCACAGCGCTTATTAGATGGTTTGGATACGGTAGATTGGCCACAGCCGTTAAAAGATTCACAGACCAATTGGATTGGTCGTTCACAAGGTGCATCGGCGATTTTCAATGTAAAGGGGCACGATGAAAAGATTGAGGTCTTTACTACGCGTCCCGATACTATTTTTGGAGTGAGCTTTATGACTTTGGCCCCGGAACATGAATTGGTGGCTAAAATCACTACTCCAGAACAAAAAGCTGAGGTTGAGGCTTATATTGAAGCGACGGCAAAACGTTCCGAACGGGACCGTATGGCAGATGTAAAGACCATTTCCGGTGCGTTTACGGGAGCGTATGCCGAGCATCCGTTTACCAAGGAGCCTATTCCGGTTTGGATCGGGGATTATGTGTTGGCGGGTTACGGAACCGGAGCGGTTATGTCCGTTCCTTGTGGTGATCAGCGCGATTATGACTTCGCGAAGCATTTCAATATTCCCATCCCCAATATTTTTGAAGGTGTGGATATTTCCGAGGGAGCTTTTTCCGATAAAGAAACTACTGTTATTTCCAATTCTGATTTCCTAAACGGATTGCCGTACAAAAAAGCCATGAAGCGTGCCATTTTTGAATTGGAAAAATTAGGTCAGGGCGAGGGGAAGATCAACTACCGTTTGCGTGATGCCGTTTTTAGCCGTCAGCGCTATTGGGGCGAGCCTTTCCCAGTATATTATGTAGAGGGCATGCCGCAAATGATCGCTGCTGAGCATTTACCGATAAAACTGCCGGAAGTAGATAAATACCTACCTACCGAAACTGGTGAACCACCTTTGGGCAATGCTACGGTTTGGGCTTGGGACGTAAATAAGTCGGCAGTGGTCAGTAATGAGTTGATTGATGGGAAAAGTGTTTTTCCTCTTGAGTTGAATACCATGCCGGGTTGGGCGGGTAGTTCACAGTACTTTAACCGGTATATGGACCCGCATAATGCGGATGAAATTTTCTCAAAAGAAGCGATTGACTACTGGCAAGATGTGGACTTGTACATTGGTGGTAGCGAACATGCTACGGGCCATTTATTGTACAGCCGTTTCTGGCAAAAATTTATGTTTGATCTAGGTTTGGTGCCCAAAGAGGAGTTTGCTAAAAAACTCATTAATCAGGGTATGATAACTGGGACTAGTGCTTTTGTTTATTCTTTAAGCATTGAGTTGAGGGATGGTGTATCTACAACTCTTTATACCGAACCGACTTTTCATTATTTCACAAAAAGCTTAATAGATAAGCTTGAAAATCAAGAGATAGATTCTGCTGTTCAGAAGGTTATAGATCAAGTTGTTGATAAGTATAAAGCTAAGTGGGGAGAAAAAACTTATTGGAACAAGAATATCAATATTCATAAAACTCATGTTGATGTTTCTATGGTTAATTCATCCGATGAATTGAATATGGATGCATTTGAAAAGTGGAGACCGGAAAATGAAGGTGTTACTTTTGTTGTGGATAATGGTAAATACATTGTAGGCCGCGAAGTCGAAAAAATGTCCAAATCCAAATACAATGTCGTCAACCCAGATGCCATTTGTGAGGAGTACGGAGCAGATTCATTGCGTTTGTATGAAATGTTCTTAGGGCCTTTGGAGCAATCCAAGCCTTGGAATACCGCCGGTATTACGGGTGTACACAGTTTCTTGAAAAAACTATGGCGTTTGTATCATTCGGGGCCAGAGGGCGCTTTTGCGGTTTCTGAAACAGAACCGTCAAAAGATAGTTACAAGACGCTACATAAGACCATAAAGAAAGTAGAAGAAGATATTGAGAATTTCAGTTTCAATACATCCGTTTCCACTTTTATGATCGCTGTAAACGAATTAAGTTCGCAAAAGTGCAACAGTAGGGAAGTGTTAGAGGCTTTGGCTATTTTAGTATCGCCTTACGCACCGCATATTGCAGAAGAGCTTTGGAGCAAATTGGGTCATGAGGGCTCTATCGCAACGGTAGACTTCCCAAAATTCGAAGAAAAATACTTGGTGGAAAGCAGTAAAGAGTATCCGGTATCCTTCAACGGAAAAATGCGATTTAAAATAGAGCTTCCTTTAGATTTAAGTAAAGACGAAATTGAAGCCGCGGTAATGGCACACGAAAAAACCGAACAACATTTACAAGGCCGAACGCCTAAAAAAGTGATTGTAGTACCCGGTAAAATTGTAAATATCGTAGGGTAG